From one Nonomuraea polychroma genomic stretch:
- a CDS encoding glycosyltransferase, with the protein MRVLLSTYGSRGDVEPIAGLAVRLRELGAEVRMCAPPDEEFAQRLAGVGVPLVPVGQSARALTTGGPPPSPADLPRRAAEVIASQFEAVTAAAEGCDALVATGMMPAAAGARSVAEKLGIRSVSVTFQQLTLPSPHHPPLAYPGRPFPPEVTDNRVLWDLDAQSINALFGTALNTNRASIGLPPVDNVRDYVIGDQPWLATDPILDPWQETPDLDVVQTGAWILPDVRPLPAELMAFLDAGTPPVYVGFGSMPMRASTDAAQVSIEAIRAQGRRAVVARGWADLTLIDDQDDCFVVGEVNQQALFGRVAAVVHHGGAGTTTTATRAGAPQVVVPQLADQPYWAGRVADLGISAAHDGPTPTFASLSAALKTALTPETRARAAAVAGMIRTDGATVAAKLLLDAVSRERPPVSA; encoded by the coding sequence ATGCGTGTGTTGTTGTCGACGTACGGGTCGCGAGGGGACGTCGAACCGATCGCGGGACTCGCGGTGCGGTTGCGGGAACTCGGTGCGGAGGTGCGGATGTGCGCGCCGCCGGACGAGGAGTTCGCGCAGCGGCTGGCCGGTGTCGGCGTGCCACTGGTGCCGGTCGGCCAGTCGGCGCGCGCGCTGACGACCGGAGGGCCGCCGCCGTCGCCGGCGGATCTGCCCCGGCGCGCGGCCGAGGTGATCGCCAGCCAGTTCGAGGCGGTGACCGCGGCGGCCGAGGGGTGCGATGCGCTGGTGGCGACCGGCATGATGCCGGCCGCGGCCGGCGCGCGGTCGGTGGCCGAGAAACTGGGCATTCGCTCCGTGTCCGTGACCTTCCAGCAGCTCACCCTGCCGTCGCCGCACCACCCGCCGCTGGCGTATCCTGGCCGGCCGTTCCCGCCGGAGGTGACCGACAACCGGGTGCTGTGGGACCTGGACGCCCAGAGCATCAACGCGCTGTTCGGTACGGCGCTCAACACCAACCGGGCGTCGATCGGCCTGCCGCCGGTGGACAACGTCCGCGACTACGTCATCGGCGACCAGCCGTGGCTGGCGACGGACCCGATCCTGGACCCGTGGCAGGAGACGCCGGACCTCGACGTCGTCCAGACCGGCGCGTGGATCCTGCCCGACGTTCGCCCGCTCCCGGCCGAGCTGATGGCGTTCCTGGACGCCGGCACACCACCGGTGTACGTGGGCTTCGGCAGCATGCCCATGCGCGCATCGACGGACGCCGCCCAGGTGTCCATCGAGGCGATCCGAGCGCAGGGCCGCCGCGCGGTCGTGGCCCGCGGTTGGGCCGACCTGACCCTGATCGACGACCAGGACGACTGCTTCGTCGTCGGCGAGGTCAACCAGCAGGCACTGTTCGGCCGGGTGGCCGCCGTCGTGCACCACGGCGGCGCGGGCACCACGACGACGGCCACCCGGGCCGGCGCGCCTCAGGTGGTGGTACCTCAACTGGCGGACCAGCCCTACTGGGCCGGCCGGGTGGCCGACCTGGGCATCAGCGCGGCACACGACGGTCCCACTCCGACCTTCGCGTCCCTGTCGGCCGCGCTCAAGACGGCCCTGACCCCCGAGACCCGCGCACGAGCAGCCGCCGTGGCCGGCATGATCCGCACCGACGGGGCGACGGTGGCCGCGAAGCTACTGCTCGATGCGGTCAGCCGGGAAAGGCCGCCCGTGTCCGCGTGA
- a CDS encoding PadR family transcriptional regulator, with the protein MREFLRGAVRLHILHHAAEEDIHGAWMTEELKRHGYAISPGTLYPTLHRLEADGLLVSHQEVVDGRVRRVYRATEAGRAALAEDRAALAELAREVLGHETRGA; encoded by the coding sequence ATGCGGGAGTTCCTGCGCGGGGCGGTTCGGCTGCACATCCTGCACCATGCGGCCGAGGAGGACATCCACGGGGCGTGGATGACCGAGGAGCTCAAGCGGCACGGGTACGCGATCAGCCCCGGCACCCTCTATCCGACGCTGCACCGGCTCGAGGCCGACGGGCTGCTGGTCTCCCACCAGGAGGTGGTCGACGGCCGGGTGCGGCGGGTGTATCGGGCGACCGAGGCGGGACGGGCGGCGCTGGCCGAGGACCGCGCCGCACTCGCCGAGCTGGCTCGCGAAGTCCTCGGCCACGAAACACGAGGAGCGTGA
- the chrA gene encoding chromate efflux transporter: protein MSEHDPADPSPAPGEGRPGDADPAGQDQHTGTSGSVREVALMFLKLGTIAFGGPAAHTAMMRDELVRRRGWVSDQRFVDLMGATNLIPGPNSTELAIHLGYDRARWRGLIAAGLCFILPAALIVTALAWAYVTYGSTPAAEGLLYGIVPVVIAIIAHALFGLLRTVVKTIWLGALAVAALAAYLLGVNELLVLAAGALLAGAARAMRRPPRPDRMQGVLAAPLLTLGGSPLFPDPTGGQLVQLFLTMLKIGSVLYGSGYVLLAFLRGDFVDRLGWITNQQLIDAVSIGQVTPGPVFTTATFLGYVIAGPIGAFLATVAIFLPSFVFVGLLTKITDKLRSSEWTSALLDGLNAAALALMAGVSFQLGQTAIIDWLTAGIAVVTLVLLWKTKLNNAWFIAGGALIGLAHILLS from the coding sequence GTGAGCGAGCACGACCCCGCAGACCCGTCTCCGGCTCCCGGGGAGGGGCGTCCCGGCGACGCCGACCCTGCCGGCCAGGACCAGCACACCGGAACGTCCGGATCCGTACGCGAGGTGGCGCTGATGTTCCTGAAGCTCGGCACCATCGCCTTCGGCGGCCCCGCCGCGCACACCGCGATGATGCGCGACGAGCTGGTACGCCGCCGCGGCTGGGTCAGCGACCAGCGATTCGTCGACCTGATGGGCGCCACCAACCTCATCCCCGGCCCCAACTCCACCGAACTCGCCATCCACCTCGGCTACGACCGAGCCCGCTGGCGTGGCCTGATCGCCGCGGGGCTGTGCTTCATCCTCCCGGCCGCGCTCATCGTCACCGCGCTGGCCTGGGCGTACGTCACCTACGGCAGCACCCCCGCGGCCGAAGGACTCCTGTACGGCATCGTCCCCGTGGTGATCGCGATCATCGCGCACGCCCTGTTCGGCCTGCTGCGCACCGTCGTCAAGACCATCTGGCTCGGCGCGCTGGCGGTCGCCGCGCTGGCCGCTTACCTGCTGGGCGTCAACGAACTGCTCGTGCTGGCGGCCGGGGCGCTGCTGGCCGGTGCGGCCCGCGCCATGCGCCGCCCGCCCCGCCCGGACCGGATGCAGGGCGTGCTGGCCGCCCCACTGCTGACCCTCGGCGGCTCCCCGCTGTTCCCGGATCCGACCGGCGGCCAGCTCGTCCAGCTGTTCCTCACCATGCTGAAGATCGGCTCCGTGCTGTACGGCAGCGGGTACGTGCTGCTGGCCTTCCTGCGCGGCGACTTCGTCGACCGGCTCGGCTGGATCACGAACCAGCAGCTCATCGACGCCGTCTCCATCGGCCAGGTCACCCCCGGCCCCGTGTTCACCACCGCCACCTTCCTCGGGTACGTGATCGCCGGGCCGATCGGGGCGTTCCTGGCCACGGTGGCCATCTTCCTGCCCTCGTTCGTCTTCGTCGGGTTGCTCACCAAAATCACCGACAAGCTCCGCTCCAGCGAGTGGACCTCAGCCCTGCTCGACGGCCTCAACGCCGCCGCGCTGGCCCTCATGGCCGGGGTGTCGTTCCAGCTCGGCCAGACCGCCATCATCGACTGGCTGACCGCGGGCATCGCCGTGGTCACGCTCGTGCTGCTGTGGAAGACCAAGCTCAACAACGCCTGGTTCATCGCCGGCGGTGCCCTCATCGGCCTCGCCCACATCCTGCTGAGCTGA
- a CDS encoding SRPBCC family protein — MIDIVNQINATHREIGNQAVAAGAGRSLLLRRTYDASIEDVWSACTDPDRISRWLAPVEGDLRLGGTFQLKDNAGGEILRCEKPHLIKVTWASGEGMLTEVEVRLAPGGDGGTVLELEHAAPAGIVDEMVRTYGPDTTIGIGGGWDLTLLGLDLFLRGVTFDPATYGDTPEVKEFATAGCHAWGPAVQAAWGTGDDDIAAAVAFAVQHFAPGPGRDGNG; from the coding sequence ATGATCGACATCGTCAACCAGATCAACGCCACCCACCGGGAGATCGGCAACCAGGCGGTCGCCGCCGGCGCGGGGCGCTCGCTGCTGCTGCGGCGCACGTACGACGCCTCGATCGAGGACGTGTGGAGCGCCTGCACCGACCCCGACCGGATCAGCCGATGGCTCGCCCCGGTCGAGGGCGATCTGCGGCTCGGCGGCACCTTTCAGCTCAAGGACAACGCCGGCGGGGAGATCCTGCGCTGTGAGAAGCCCCATCTGATCAAGGTGACCTGGGCCTCGGGGGAGGGCATGCTCACCGAGGTCGAAGTGCGCCTCGCGCCCGGCGGCGACGGCGGGACCGTCCTGGAGTTGGAGCATGCCGCGCCCGCCGGGATCGTCGACGAGATGGTGCGCACGTACGGGCCCGACACCACGATCGGCATCGGCGGCGGCTGGGACCTCACGCTGCTCGGCCTCGACCTGTTCCTGCGCGGCGTCACGTTCGACCCCGCTACCTATGGGGACACGCCCGAGGTGAAGGAGTTCGCTACCGCTGGTTGCCACGCGTGGGGGCCCGCGGTCCAGGCCGCCTGGGGCACCGGCGACGACGACATCGCCGCGGCCGTCGCGTTCGCCGTGCAGCACTTCGCTCCCGGGCCCGGCAGGGACGGCAACGGCTGA
- a CDS encoding DUF998 domain-containing protein — protein sequence MTENLTTTAAGGATRTLLMCGIVAGPLYIVVVLLQMLTRDGFDISRHPASMLSNGDQGWIQIANFAISGLLFVAGAVGLHRVRGPAGRGDIWGPRLVGVFGAGMVAAAFFSADPADGFPPGTPLGPPTSMSTHGMVHFLVAGLAFLALIAACFVFGRRFAAAGRRGWAAFSTVTGALFLAAWISIFASQGSRVANVAFALAIALVLAWTSLLATHRLTRPGAAAPA from the coding sequence ATGACCGAGAACCTCACCACCACAGCGGCCGGCGGGGCGACGCGGACGCTGCTGATGTGCGGCATCGTCGCCGGCCCGCTCTATATCGTCGTGGTCCTGCTGCAGATGCTCACCAGGGACGGGTTCGACATCAGCCGGCACCCGGCCAGCATGCTGAGCAACGGTGACCAGGGATGGATCCAGATCGCCAATTTCGCGATCAGCGGCCTGCTGTTCGTGGCGGGAGCGGTCGGCCTGCACCGGGTACGGGGTCCGGCGGGCCGGGGCGACATCTGGGGGCCGCGGCTGGTCGGCGTCTTCGGCGCCGGGATGGTCGCCGCCGCCTTCTTCTCCGCCGACCCCGCCGATGGCTTCCCGCCGGGGACGCCCCTCGGCCCGCCCACGAGCATGAGTACGCACGGGATGGTGCACTTCCTCGTCGCCGGGCTCGCCTTTCTCGCGCTGATCGCCGCGTGTTTCGTGTTCGGCCGGCGATTCGCGGCGGCCGGTCGCCGCGGCTGGGCGGCCTTCAGTACGGTGACCGGCGCGCTCTTCCTGGCGGCCTGGATCTCGATCTTCGCGTCGCAGGGCTCCCGGGTGGCCAATGTCGCCTTCGCCCTCGCCATCGCGCTCGTCCTGGCATGGACGTCGCTCCTGGCCACGCACCGGCTGACTCGGCCCGGCGCGGCGGCACCGGCCTGA
- a CDS encoding DNA alkylation repair protein: MAETMVAEVMAELAELEDPKIREVNERHGDDHGVNLGKLRALAKRLKTQQELACRLWETDDTAAKLLAILICRPKAFERDQLDVMVREARTPKVHDWLVNYVVKKHPQSEELRLAWSADPDPVVASAGWALTTERVTKKPEGLDLEGLLDVIEAEMKDAPDRLQWAMNHCLAQIGIEHAEHRARALDIGERLEVLKDYPTPPNCTSPFAPIWITEMVRRQHDK, from the coding sequence GTGGCCGAGACGATGGTGGCGGAGGTGATGGCCGAGCTGGCCGAGCTCGAGGACCCGAAGATACGCGAGGTGAATGAGAGACACGGTGACGATCACGGTGTGAACCTCGGCAAGCTGCGCGCGCTCGCGAAGCGGCTGAAGACGCAGCAGGAACTCGCGTGCCGGCTCTGGGAGACCGATGACACCGCGGCGAAACTGCTGGCGATCCTGATCTGCCGCCCGAAGGCGTTCGAGCGTGACCAGTTGGACGTCATGGTGCGCGAGGCGCGCACTCCCAAGGTGCACGACTGGCTCGTGAACTACGTGGTGAAGAAGCACCCGCAGTCCGAAGAGCTGCGCCTGGCCTGGTCCGCCGATCCGGATCCAGTGGTGGCGAGTGCCGGCTGGGCGCTGACCACCGAACGCGTGACGAAGAAGCCCGAGGGCCTCGACCTCGAAGGACTGCTCGACGTCATCGAGGCGGAGATGAAAGACGCCCCGGATCGCCTGCAGTGGGCGATGAACCACTGCCTGGCTCAGATCGGGATCGAGCACGCCGAGCACCGCGCCCGTGCACTCGACATCGGTGAGCGCCTGGAGGTGCTCAAGGACTACCCGACTCCCCCGAACTGCACGTCTCCGTTCGCGCCCATCTGGATCACCGAGATGGTGCGCCGGCAGCACGACAAGTAG